Proteins encoded together in one Staphylococcus aureus window:
- the hflX gene encoding GTPase HflX — MAQQQIHDTKNKLEKAVLVGVHAQDDKQFNFESTMEELSSLSETCQLEVLGQITQNRDRVDRKYYVGKGKIEEIQAFIEFEDIDVVITNDELTTAQSKSLNEALGVKIIDRTQLILEIFALRARSKEGKLQVELAQLDYLLPRLQGHGKSLSRLGGGIGTRGPGETKLEMDRRHIRTRMNEIKHQLRTVEEHRERYRNKRNQNQVFQVALVGYTNAGKSSWFNVLANEETYEKDQLFATLDPKTRQIQINDGFNLIISDTVGFIQKLPTTLIAAFKSTLEEAKGADLLVHVVDSSHPEYRTQYDTVNDLIKQLDMSHISQIVIFNKKDLCDHASNRPASDLPNVFVSSKNDGDKLLVKTLFIDEIKRQLTYYDETIATNNADRLYFLKQHTLVTELKYDEIENVYRIKGFKK; from the coding sequence ATGGCTCAGCAACAAATTCATGATACTAAAAATAAACTAGAAAAAGCTGTCTTAGTCGGTGTACATGCTCAAGATGATAAGCAATTTAATTTTGAGTCTACAATGGAGGAATTATCATCTTTATCAGAGACTTGCCAACTTGAAGTGTTGGGTCAAATTACTCAAAACAGAGATCGTGTAGATCGCAAATATTATGTTGGTAAAGGTAAAATTGAAGAAATTCAAGCATTTATTGAGTTCGAAGATATTGATGTAGTCATCACAAATGATGAATTAACGACTGCACAATCCAAATCACTAAATGAAGCTTTAGGTGTAAAAATTATTGATAGAACTCAGTTGATTCTTGAAATATTTGCATTAAGAGCAAGAAGTAAAGAAGGTAAATTGCAAGTAGAGCTAGCACAACTTGATTATTTATTACCTAGATTGCAAGGCCATGGTAAAAGCCTTTCTCGTTTAGGTGGCGGTATTGGAACTAGAGGCCCTGGTGAAACGAAGTTAGAGATGGATCGCAGACATATTCGAACTCGTATGAATGAAATTAAACATCAATTGCGGACGGTAGAAGAACATCGCGAAAGATATCGAAATAAAAGAAATCAAAATCAGGTGTTTCAAGTAGCTTTAGTTGGTTATACAAATGCTGGTAAATCATCATGGTTTAATGTTTTAGCAAATGAAGAGACGTATGAAAAAGATCAATTATTTGCAACGTTAGATCCTAAAACACGACAAATTCAAATAAATGATGGATTTAATTTAATTATTTCAGATACTGTTGGTTTTATACAGAAACTACCTACGACGTTAATTGCAGCTTTTAAATCAACTTTAGAAGAGGCTAAAGGTGCAGATTTATTAGTACATGTCGTAGATAGTAGCCATCCTGAATACCGTACGCAGTATGACACAGTTAATGATTTAATCAAACAATTAGATATGAGTCATATTTCTCAAATAGTTATTTTTAATAAAAAGGACTTATGTGATCATGCATCAAATCGTCCAGCAAGTGATTTGCCTAATGTTTTTGTTTCTTCTAAAAATGATGGTGATAAATTACTTGTTAAGACGTTATTTATTGATGAAATCAAAAGGCAATTAACTTATTATGATGAGACAATTGCGACGAATAATGCAGATCGATTATATTTTCTAAAACAACATACATTAGTGACTGAACTTAAATATGATGAAATTGAAAATGTTTATCGTATAAAAGGATTTAAAAAATAA
- a CDS encoding aminotransferase class I/II-fold pyridoxal phosphate-dependent enzyme, whose amino-acid sequence MKDISKIVADVESTLAPYFKEIEETAYINQEKVLNAFHHVKATESDLQGSTGYGYDDFGRDHLEEIYAQAFKAEDAIVRPQIISGTHAITIALQSLLKHGDELIYITGSPYDTLLEVIGVNGNGIESLMEHGVSYKDIALKEGKIDIESVLDGVSERTKVIAIQRSKGYDQRPSIPLDEIEKVITRLKNVHPNILIFVDNCYGEFVERREPIECGADLIAGSLIKNPGGGLAKIGGYIAGRKDLIERCGYRLTAPGIGKEAGASLNALLEMYQGFFLAPHVVSQSLKGALFTSLFLEKMNMNTTPKYYEKRTDLIQTVKFETKEQMISFCQSIQHASPINAHFSPEPSYMPGYEDDVIMAAGTFIQGSSIELSADGPIRPPYEAYVQGGLTYEHVKIAVTRAVNQLKEQGLI is encoded by the coding sequence ATGAAAGATATAAGTAAGATAGTAGCTGACGTCGAATCAACGTTAGCACCATATTTTAAAGAAATTGAAGAAACAGCATATATTAATCAAGAAAAAGTATTAAATGCATTTCATCATGTCAAAGCAACCGAAAGTGATCTACAAGGATCAACAGGATACGGGTATGATGACTTTGGACGTGATCATTTAGAAGAAATATATGCGCAGGCATTTAAAGCAGAAGATGCAATTGTTCGTCCGCAAATTATTTCAGGTACGCATGCGATTACTATTGCATTACAAAGTTTATTAAAACATGGTGATGAATTAATTTATATAACGGGTAGTCCATATGACACTTTACTTGAAGTCATTGGCGTAAACGGAAATGGTATTGAAAGTTTAATGGAGCATGGCGTATCGTATAAAGATATTGCACTTAAAGAAGGTAAGATCGATATTGAAAGTGTGTTAGATGGGGTTTCTGAGCGCACCAAAGTAATAGCGATTCAACGTTCGAAAGGCTATGATCAAAGACCTTCAATTCCGCTAGATGAAATTGAAAAGGTAATTACTAGGTTGAAAAACGTGCATCCTAATATTTTAATATTTGTGGATAACTGTTATGGGGAATTTGTTGAAAGACGTGAACCTATAGAATGTGGTGCCGATTTAATAGCAGGATCATTAATTAAAAACCCTGGCGGTGGTTTAGCTAAGATTGGTGGATACATTGCTGGTAGAAAAGATTTAATTGAACGATGTGGTTATAGATTGACAGCACCTGGTATTGGTAAAGAAGCGGGTGCATCATTAAATGCATTGCTTGAAATGTATCAAGGTTTCTTTTTAGCACCACACGTTGTCAGTCAGAGTCTTAAAGGTGCATTGTTTACTAGTTTATTTTTAGAAAAAATGAATATGAACACAACGCCGAAGTACTACGAAAAACGAACTGATTTAATTCAAACAGTTAAATTTGAAACGAAAGAACAAATGATTTCATTTTGTCAAAGTATTCAACACGCATCCCCAATTAATGCACATTTTAGTCCAGAACCTAGTTATATGCCTGGTTACGAAGATGATGTTATTATGGCAGCTGGTACGTTTATTCAAGGTTCATCGATTGAATTATCTGCAGATGGACCTATTCGTCCTCCTTATGAAGCATATGTTCAAGGAGGATTAACATATGAACACGTTAAAATTGCTGTGACAAGAGCTGTTAATCAGTTGAAAGAACAAGGACTTATATAA
- a CDS encoding MerR family transcriptional regulator, producing MISNDAIRRNMAVFSMSVVSKLTDLTPRQIRYYETHELIKPERTEGQKRLFSLNDLERLLEIKSLLEKGFNIKGIKQIIYDSQEHLTTDEQEIRKKMIVDATQKPIGETLPINRGDLSRFIK from the coding sequence ATGATATCGAATGATGCAATCAGACGAAATATGGCTGTCTTCTCTATGAGTGTAGTAAGTAAGTTAACGGATTTAACGCCAAGGCAAATACGTTACTATGAAACACATGAACTCATCAAACCTGAAAGAACAGAAGGTCAAAAACGTCTGTTCTCACTCAATGATTTGGAAAGATTACTAGAAATTAAATCATTATTAGAAAAAGGATTTAATATCAAAGGGATTAAACAAATCATTTATGACTCACAAGAGCATTTAACAACAGATGAACAAGAGATAAGAAAAAAGATGATTGTAGATGCCACGCAAAAGCCTATTGGAGAAACTTTGCCAATAAATCGTGGTGATTTATCCCGATTTATTAAATAA
- the glnA gene encoding type I glutamate--ammonia ligase, producing the protein MPKRTFTKDDIRKFAEEENVRYLRLQFTDILGTIKNVEVPVSQLEKVLDNEMMFDGSSIEGFVRIEESDMYLHPDLDTWVIFPWTAGQGKVARLICDVYKTDGTPFEGDPRANLKRVLKEMEDLGFTDFNLGPEPEFFLFKLDEKGEPTLELNDDGGYFDLAPTDLGENCRRDIVLELEDMGFDIEASHHEVAPGQHEIDFKYADAVTACDNIQTFKLVVKTIARKHNLHATFMPKPLFGVNGSGMHFNVSLFKGKENAFFDPNTEMGLTETAYQFTAGVLKNARGFTAVCNPLVNSYKRLVPGYEAPCYIAWSGKNRSPLIRVPSSRGLSTRIEVRSVDPAANPYMALAAILEAGLDGIKNKLKVPEPVNQNIYEMNREEREAVGIQDLPSTLYTALKAMRENEVIKKALGNHIYNQFINSKSIEWDYYRTQVSEWERDQYMKQY; encoded by the coding sequence ATGCCAAAACGTACTTTCACTAAAGACGACATTCGTAAATTTGCAGAAGAGGAAAATGTAAGATATTTAAGATTACAATTCACTGATATTTTAGGAACAATTAAAAATGTTGAAGTGCCTGTAAGCCAATTAGAAAAAGTACTTGATAACGAAATGATGTTTGACGGTTCTTCTATCGAAGGTTTCGTACGTATCGAAGAATCAGATATGTACTTACATCCAGATTTAGATACTTGGGTAATCTTCCCATGGACTGCTGGACAAGGTAAAGTTGCACGTTTAATTTGTGATGTATATAAAACAGATGGAACACCATTTGAAGGGGATCCTCGTGCAAACTTAAAACGTGTATTAAAAGAAATGGAAGATTTAGGCTTCACAGACTTTAACCTAGGGCCTGAACCAGAATTCTTCTTGTTTAAGTTGGATGAAAAAGGGGAACCAACTTTAGAACTTAATGATGATGGTGGATATTTCGATTTAGCACCTACAGATTTAGGTGAAAACTGTCGTCGTGATATTGTTTTAGAATTAGAGGATATGGGCTTCGATATTGAAGCTAGTCACCATGAAGTTGCCCCTGGTCAACATGAAATTGACTTTAAATATGCAGATGCTGTTACAGCATGTGATAATATCCAAACATTTAAATTGGTTGTTAAAACAATCGCACGTAAACATAATTTACACGCAACATTTATGCCTAAACCATTATTCGGTGTGAATGGTAGCGGTATGCACTTTAACGTTTCATTATTCAAAGGTAAAGAAAATGCATTCTTTGATCCAAATACTGAAATGGGCTTAACGGAAACTGCATATCAATTTACAGCAGGTGTGCTTAAAAATGCACGCGGATTTACTGCTGTATGTAACCCGTTAGTAAACTCATATAAACGTTTAGTACCTGGTTATGAAGCACCATGTTATATTGCATGGAGTGGTAAAAACCGTTCACCATTAATCCGTGTACCATCTTCAAGAGGATTATCTACTCGTATCGAAGTACGTTCAGTAGATCCAGCTGCAAACCCATACATGGCGTTAGCTGCAATCTTAGAAGCTGGACTAGATGGTATTAAAAATAAATTAAAAGTTCCAGAACCAGTTAACCAAAATATTTACGAAATGAACCGTGAAGAACGTGAAGCAGTAGGCATTCAAGACTTACCTTCAACACTTTATACTGCATTAAAAGCAATGCGTGAAAATGAAGTTATTAAAAAAGCTTTAGGAAATCATATCTATAATCAATTTATTAATTCAAAATCAATTGAATGGGATTACTACAGAACTCAAGTCTCTGAATGGGAAAGAGATCAGTACATGAAGCAATATTAA
- a CDS encoding polymorphic toxin type 50 domain-containing protein, whose protein sequence is MLEMISNGKMTMKLNNVKQKRHILCTNEYNNKKNNSSLLPSYTIIDSNESEKMTKKEFIDIPVLFDDEGNFRIKQVIDYKKIIGKSYVNGKYIETKLGKVHYSKTGFHVVPYIKKE, encoded by the coding sequence ATGCTTGAAATGATAAGTAATGGTAAAATGACGATGAAATTGAATAATGTTAAGCAAAAGCGTCATATTTTATGCACAAATGAATATAATAATAAGAAAAATAATTCATCTTTATTACCAAGTTATACTATAATAGATTCTAATGAAAGTGAAAAGATGACTAAAAAAGAATTTATTGATATTCCAGTTTTGTTTGATGATGAAGGGAATTTTAGAATAAAACAAGTTATAGATTATAAAAAGATAATAGGTAAATCTTATGTGAATGGTAAATATATTGAAACGAAATTAGGTAAGGTTCATTATTCTAAAACTGGTTTTCATGTAGTTCCGTATATTAAAAAGGAGTGA